One genomic window of Triplophysa rosa linkage group LG11, Trosa_1v2, whole genome shotgun sequence includes the following:
- the kat7a gene encoding histone acetyltransferase KAT7a isoform X5, translating into MPRRKRNAGSSSDGTEDSDFSAEHTDSSESDAHTVMNTRLTRSSTRLVSQDSSPVGNPAPVSEDVNFSTRRVTRSQQQGATATPKKYPLRQSRSSGSDTEQHGDISERDNKHHDESPPRTPTGNAPSSESDIDASSPNVSHDESLAKELSLKESSLAHRPKRRRFHESYNFNMKCPTPGCNSLGHLTGKHERHFSISGCPLYHNLSADECKVKAGSRDKHVEERTLSQRQDENRHSARQQAQTERQLRYKEKVTEMRRKRNSVPLKDQKDKYLQMHGGSREPLLENITSDYDLELFRKAQEKLRLQGQVTEGGNMIKTIVFGCYELDTWYHSPYPEEYARLGRLYMCEFCLKYMKSQTILRRHMAKCVWKHPPGDEIYRKGAISVFEVDGKKNKIYCQNLCLLAKLFLDHKTLYYDVEPFLFYVMTDADNTGCHLVGYFSKEKNSFLNYNVSCILTMPQYMRQGYGKMLIDFSYLLSKVEEKVGSPERPLSDLGLISYRSYWKEVLLRYLHNFQGKEISIKEISQETAVNPVDIVSTLQSLQMLKYWKGKHLILKRQDLIDDWKTKEAKRGSNKTIDPAALKWSLPKGT; encoded by the exons AGAAATGCTGGCAGTAGCTCTGATGGTACGGAGGACTCAGACTTCTCTGCTGAGCACACAGACAGCTCAGAGAGTGACGCCCACACGGTTATGAACACCCGCCTCACTCGCTCTTCAACGAGACTCGTCTCACAAG ATTCCAGTCCAGTGGGGAACCCTGCCCCGGTTTCAGAAGATGTGAACTTTTCCACCCGTCGCGTGACCCGTAGTCAACAGCAGGGGGCGACAGCGACGCCCAAGAAATACCCCCTGCGGCAGAGTCGCTCCTCGGGCTCAGACACAGAGCAACATGGGGACATCTCAGAAAGGG ACAATAAACACCATGATGAGTCCCCTCCCAGAACTCCCACAGGCAACGCTCCTTCCTCTGAATCTGACATTGACGCGTCCAGCCCAAACGTGTCTCATGATGAGAGCCTGGCAAAGGAGCTGTCACTCAAAGAATCAAGCCTTGCCCACCGACCCAAACGACGGCgctttcatgagagctacaacTTTAACATGAAGTGCCCCACACCTGGTTGTAACTCACTTG GACATTTAACAGGGAAACATGAAAGGCATTTTTCAATATCTGGATGTCCGCTGTACCATAACCTTTCAGCAGATGAGTGCAAG GTGAAGGCAGGCTCTCGGGACAAACATGTGGAGGAAAGGACGCTGTCGCAACGGCAGGATGAGAACCGACATTCCGCTCGGCAGCAG GCCCAAACAGAGCGACAACTGAGGTATAAGGAGAAAGTGACGGagatgaggaggaagaggaatTCTGTACCTCTAAAAGATCAAAAAGATAAGTATTTG CAGATGCATGGAGGCAGTCGGGAACCCTTGCTGGAGAACATTACAAGTGACTATGACCTGGAGCTCTTTAGAAAAGCCCAG GAAAAGCTCCGGCTCCAGGGACAGGTCACGGAGGGAGGGAACATGATAAAGACCATTGTGTTTGGCTGCTATgagctggatacatggtaccacTCGCCGTACCCTGAAGAGTACGCCCGTCTTGGCCGCCTCTACATGTGCGAGTTCTGTCTCAAATACATGAAGAGTCAGACCATACTGAGACGTCACATG GCCAAATGTGTGTGGAAACATCCACCAGGTGACGAGATTTACAGAAAGGGGGCTATATCGGTTTTTGAAGTGGACGGAAAGAAAAACAAG ATTTATTGCCAAAACCTTTGCCTGCTGGCCAAGCTCTTCCTGGACCACAAAACTTTGTACTACGATGTGGAGCCTTTCCTCTTTTATGTCATGACAGATGCGGACAATACCGGCTGTCACCTTGTAGGATATTTCTCCAAG GAAAAGAATTCATTCCTGAACTACAATGTCTCCTGCATCCTGACCATGCCACAGTATATGAGGCAGGGTTATGGCAAGATGCTGATTGATTTCA GTTACCTGCTGTCTAAAGTGGAAGAGAAGGTTGGCTCGCCTGAGCGCCCTCTCTCTGACCTGGGCCTCAtcagttacagaagctattggaAAGAAGTGCTCTTACGCTACTTACACAACTTCCAAGGCAAAGAAATATCCATTAAAG AAATCAGTCAAGAAACAGCCGTCAATCCTGTAGACATTGTCAGCACTTTACAGTCACTCCAAATGCTGAAGTATTGGAAAGGGAAGCACTTGATCTTAAAAAGACAG GATCTGATTGATGATTGGAAAACCAAAGAGGCAAAACGTGGAAGCAACAAGACTATTGACCCTGCAGCGTTGAAATGGAGCCTGCCTAAAGGAACATAA
- the kat7a gene encoding histone acetyltransferase KAT7a isoform X4 — translation MPRRKRNAGSSSDGTEDSDFSAEHTDSSESDAHTVMNTRLTRSSTRLVSQDSSPVGNPAPVSEDVNFSTRRVTRSQQQGATATPKKYPLRQSRSSGSDTEQHGDISERDNKHHDESPPRTPTGNAPSSESDIDASSPNVSHDESLAKELSLKESSLAHRPKRRRFHESYNFNMKCPTPGCNSLGHLTGKHERHFSISGCPLYHNLSADECKVKAGSRDKHVEERTLSQRQDENRHSARQQAQTERQLRYKEKVTEMRRKRNSVPLKDQKDKYLDHKQMHGGSREPLLENITSDYDLELFRKAQEKLRLQGQVTEGGNMIKTIVFGCYELDTWYHSPYPEEYARLGRLYMCEFCLKYMKSQTILRRHMAKCVWKHPPGDEIYRKGAISVFEVDGKKNKIYCQNLCLLAKLFLDHKTLYYDVEPFLFYVMTDADNTGCHLVGYFSKEKNSFLNYNVSCILTMPQYMRQGYGKMLIDFSYLLSKVEEKVGSPERPLSDLGLISYRSYWKEVLLRYLHNFQGKEISIKEISQETAVNPVDIVSTLQSLQMLKYWKGKHLILKRQDLIDDWKTKEAKRGSNKTIDPAALKWSLPKGT, via the exons AGAAATGCTGGCAGTAGCTCTGATGGTACGGAGGACTCAGACTTCTCTGCTGAGCACACAGACAGCTCAGAGAGTGACGCCCACACGGTTATGAACACCCGCCTCACTCGCTCTTCAACGAGACTCGTCTCACAAG ATTCCAGTCCAGTGGGGAACCCTGCCCCGGTTTCAGAAGATGTGAACTTTTCCACCCGTCGCGTGACCCGTAGTCAACAGCAGGGGGCGACAGCGACGCCCAAGAAATACCCCCTGCGGCAGAGTCGCTCCTCGGGCTCAGACACAGAGCAACATGGGGACATCTCAGAAAGGG ACAATAAACACCATGATGAGTCCCCTCCCAGAACTCCCACAGGCAACGCTCCTTCCTCTGAATCTGACATTGACGCGTCCAGCCCAAACGTGTCTCATGATGAGAGCCTGGCAAAGGAGCTGTCACTCAAAGAATCAAGCCTTGCCCACCGACCCAAACGACGGCgctttcatgagagctacaacTTTAACATGAAGTGCCCCACACCTGGTTGTAACTCACTTG GACATTTAACAGGGAAACATGAAAGGCATTTTTCAATATCTGGATGTCCGCTGTACCATAACCTTTCAGCAGATGAGTGCAAG GTGAAGGCAGGCTCTCGGGACAAACATGTGGAGGAAAGGACGCTGTCGCAACGGCAGGATGAGAACCGACATTCCGCTCGGCAGCAG GCCCAAACAGAGCGACAACTGAGGTATAAGGAGAAAGTGACGGagatgaggaggaagaggaatTCTGTACCTCTAAAAGATCAAAAAGATAAGTATTTG GATCACAAGCAGATGCATGGAGGCAGTCGGGAACCCTTGCTGGAGAACATTACAAGTGACTATGACCTGGAGCTCTTTAGAAAAGCCCAG GAAAAGCTCCGGCTCCAGGGACAGGTCACGGAGGGAGGGAACATGATAAAGACCATTGTGTTTGGCTGCTATgagctggatacatggtaccacTCGCCGTACCCTGAAGAGTACGCCCGTCTTGGCCGCCTCTACATGTGCGAGTTCTGTCTCAAATACATGAAGAGTCAGACCATACTGAGACGTCACATG GCCAAATGTGTGTGGAAACATCCACCAGGTGACGAGATTTACAGAAAGGGGGCTATATCGGTTTTTGAAGTGGACGGAAAGAAAAACAAG ATTTATTGCCAAAACCTTTGCCTGCTGGCCAAGCTCTTCCTGGACCACAAAACTTTGTACTACGATGTGGAGCCTTTCCTCTTTTATGTCATGACAGATGCGGACAATACCGGCTGTCACCTTGTAGGATATTTCTCCAAG GAAAAGAATTCATTCCTGAACTACAATGTCTCCTGCATCCTGACCATGCCACAGTATATGAGGCAGGGTTATGGCAAGATGCTGATTGATTTCA GTTACCTGCTGTCTAAAGTGGAAGAGAAGGTTGGCTCGCCTGAGCGCCCTCTCTCTGACCTGGGCCTCAtcagttacagaagctattggaAAGAAGTGCTCTTACGCTACTTACACAACTTCCAAGGCAAAGAAATATCCATTAAAG AAATCAGTCAAGAAACAGCCGTCAATCCTGTAGACATTGTCAGCACTTTACAGTCACTCCAAATGCTGAAGTATTGGAAAGGGAAGCACTTGATCTTAAAAAGACAG GATCTGATTGATGATTGGAAAACCAAAGAGGCAAAACGTGGAAGCAACAAGACTATTGACCCTGCAGCGTTGAAATGGAGCCTGCCTAAAGGAACATAA
- the kat7a gene encoding histone acetyltransferase KAT7a isoform X6, with protein sequence MPRRKRNAGSSSDGTEDSDFSAEHTDSSESDAHTVMNTRLTRSSTRLVSQDSSPVGNPAPVSEDVNFSTRRVTRSQQQGATATPKKYPLRQSRSSGSDTEQHGDISERDNKHHDESPPRTPTGNAPSSESDIDASSPNVSHDESLAKELSLKESSLAHRPKRRRFHESYNFNMKCPTPGCNSLGHLTGKHERHFSISGCPLYHNLSADECKVKAGSRDKHVEERTLSQRQDENRHSARQQAQTERQLRYKEKVTEMRRKRNSVPLKDQKDKYLMHGGSREPLLENITSDYDLELFRKAQEKLRLQGQVTEGGNMIKTIVFGCYELDTWYHSPYPEEYARLGRLYMCEFCLKYMKSQTILRRHMAKCVWKHPPGDEIYRKGAISVFEVDGKKNKIYCQNLCLLAKLFLDHKTLYYDVEPFLFYVMTDADNTGCHLVGYFSKEKNSFLNYNVSCILTMPQYMRQGYGKMLIDFSYLLSKVEEKVGSPERPLSDLGLISYRSYWKEVLLRYLHNFQGKEISIKEISQETAVNPVDIVSTLQSLQMLKYWKGKHLILKRQDLIDDWKTKEAKRGSNKTIDPAALKWSLPKGT encoded by the exons AGAAATGCTGGCAGTAGCTCTGATGGTACGGAGGACTCAGACTTCTCTGCTGAGCACACAGACAGCTCAGAGAGTGACGCCCACACGGTTATGAACACCCGCCTCACTCGCTCTTCAACGAGACTCGTCTCACAAG ATTCCAGTCCAGTGGGGAACCCTGCCCCGGTTTCAGAAGATGTGAACTTTTCCACCCGTCGCGTGACCCGTAGTCAACAGCAGGGGGCGACAGCGACGCCCAAGAAATACCCCCTGCGGCAGAGTCGCTCCTCGGGCTCAGACACAGAGCAACATGGGGACATCTCAGAAAGGG ACAATAAACACCATGATGAGTCCCCTCCCAGAACTCCCACAGGCAACGCTCCTTCCTCTGAATCTGACATTGACGCGTCCAGCCCAAACGTGTCTCATGATGAGAGCCTGGCAAAGGAGCTGTCACTCAAAGAATCAAGCCTTGCCCACCGACCCAAACGACGGCgctttcatgagagctacaacTTTAACATGAAGTGCCCCACACCTGGTTGTAACTCACTTG GACATTTAACAGGGAAACATGAAAGGCATTTTTCAATATCTGGATGTCCGCTGTACCATAACCTTTCAGCAGATGAGTGCAAG GTGAAGGCAGGCTCTCGGGACAAACATGTGGAGGAAAGGACGCTGTCGCAACGGCAGGATGAGAACCGACATTCCGCTCGGCAGCAG GCCCAAACAGAGCGACAACTGAGGTATAAGGAGAAAGTGACGGagatgaggaggaagaggaatTCTGTACCTCTAAAAGATCAAAAAGATAAGTATTTG ATGCATGGAGGCAGTCGGGAACCCTTGCTGGAGAACATTACAAGTGACTATGACCTGGAGCTCTTTAGAAAAGCCCAG GAAAAGCTCCGGCTCCAGGGACAGGTCACGGAGGGAGGGAACATGATAAAGACCATTGTGTTTGGCTGCTATgagctggatacatggtaccacTCGCCGTACCCTGAAGAGTACGCCCGTCTTGGCCGCCTCTACATGTGCGAGTTCTGTCTCAAATACATGAAGAGTCAGACCATACTGAGACGTCACATG GCCAAATGTGTGTGGAAACATCCACCAGGTGACGAGATTTACAGAAAGGGGGCTATATCGGTTTTTGAAGTGGACGGAAAGAAAAACAAG ATTTATTGCCAAAACCTTTGCCTGCTGGCCAAGCTCTTCCTGGACCACAAAACTTTGTACTACGATGTGGAGCCTTTCCTCTTTTATGTCATGACAGATGCGGACAATACCGGCTGTCACCTTGTAGGATATTTCTCCAAG GAAAAGAATTCATTCCTGAACTACAATGTCTCCTGCATCCTGACCATGCCACAGTATATGAGGCAGGGTTATGGCAAGATGCTGATTGATTTCA GTTACCTGCTGTCTAAAGTGGAAGAGAAGGTTGGCTCGCCTGAGCGCCCTCTCTCTGACCTGGGCCTCAtcagttacagaagctattggaAAGAAGTGCTCTTACGCTACTTACACAACTTCCAAGGCAAAGAAATATCCATTAAAG AAATCAGTCAAGAAACAGCCGTCAATCCTGTAGACATTGTCAGCACTTTACAGTCACTCCAAATGCTGAAGTATTGGAAAGGGAAGCACTTGATCTTAAAAAGACAG GATCTGATTGATGATTGGAAAACCAAAGAGGCAAAACGTGGAAGCAACAAGACTATTGACCCTGCAGCGTTGAAATGGAGCCTGCCTAAAGGAACATAA
- the kat7a gene encoding histone acetyltransferase KAT7a isoform X9: MPRRKRNAGSSSDGTEDSDFSAEHTDSSESDAHTVMNTRLTRSSTRLVSQDSSPVGNPAPVSEDVNFSTRRVTRSQQQGATATPKKYPLRQSRSSGSDTEQHGDISERDNKHHDESPPRTPTGNAPSSESDIDASSPNVSHDESLAKELSLKESSLAHRPKRRRFHESYNFNMKCPTPGCNSLGHLTGKHERHFSISGCPLYHNLSADECKVKAGSRDKHVEERTLSQRQDENRHSARQQAQTERQLRYKEKVTEMRRKRNSVPLKDQKDKYLDHKQMHGGSREPLLENITSDYDLELFRKAQARSSDDLVTCHFLNQTFVSSALIGPCRKSSGSRDRSRREGT; this comes from the exons AGAAATGCTGGCAGTAGCTCTGATGGTACGGAGGACTCAGACTTCTCTGCTGAGCACACAGACAGCTCAGAGAGTGACGCCCACACGGTTATGAACACCCGCCTCACTCGCTCTTCAACGAGACTCGTCTCACAAG ATTCCAGTCCAGTGGGGAACCCTGCCCCGGTTTCAGAAGATGTGAACTTTTCCACCCGTCGCGTGACCCGTAGTCAACAGCAGGGGGCGACAGCGACGCCCAAGAAATACCCCCTGCGGCAGAGTCGCTCCTCGGGCTCAGACACAGAGCAACATGGGGACATCTCAGAAAGGG ACAATAAACACCATGATGAGTCCCCTCCCAGAACTCCCACAGGCAACGCTCCTTCCTCTGAATCTGACATTGACGCGTCCAGCCCAAACGTGTCTCATGATGAGAGCCTGGCAAAGGAGCTGTCACTCAAAGAATCAAGCCTTGCCCACCGACCCAAACGACGGCgctttcatgagagctacaacTTTAACATGAAGTGCCCCACACCTGGTTGTAACTCACTTG GACATTTAACAGGGAAACATGAAAGGCATTTTTCAATATCTGGATGTCCGCTGTACCATAACCTTTCAGCAGATGAGTGCAAG GTGAAGGCAGGCTCTCGGGACAAACATGTGGAGGAAAGGACGCTGTCGCAACGGCAGGATGAGAACCGACATTCCGCTCGGCAGCAG GCCCAAACAGAGCGACAACTGAGGTATAAGGAGAAAGTGACGGagatgaggaggaagaggaatTCTGTACCTCTAAAAGATCAAAAAGATAAGTATTTG GATCACAAGCAGATGCATGGAGGCAGTCGGGAACCCTTGCTGGAGAACATTACAAGTGACTATGACCTGGAGCTCTTTAGAAAAGCCCAGGCACGTTCCTCGGACGATCTT GTTACGTGCCATTTCCTCAATCAGACCTTTGTTTCCTCCGCCCTGATTGGTCCTTGCAGGAAAAGCTCCGGCTCCAGGGACAGGTCACGGAGGGAGGGAACATGA
- the kat7a gene encoding histone acetyltransferase KAT7a isoform X11, whose translation MPRRKRNAGSSSDGTEDSDFSAEHTDSSESDAHTVMNTRLTRSSTRLVSQDSSPVGNPAPVSEDVNFSTRRVTRSQQQGATATPKKYPLRQSRSSGSDTEQHGDISERDNKHHDESPPRTPTGNAPSSESDIDASSPNVSHDESLAKELSLKESSLAHRPKRRRFHESYNFNMKCPTPGCNSLGHLTGKHERHFSISGCPLYHNLSADECKVKAGSRDKHVEERTLSQRQDENRHSARQQAQTERQLRYKEKVTEMRRKRNSVPLKDQKDKYLQMHGGSREPLLENITSDYDLELFRKAQARSSDDLVRENAHHTFSLFFLLPFRFS comes from the exons AGAAATGCTGGCAGTAGCTCTGATGGTACGGAGGACTCAGACTTCTCTGCTGAGCACACAGACAGCTCAGAGAGTGACGCCCACACGGTTATGAACACCCGCCTCACTCGCTCTTCAACGAGACTCGTCTCACAAG ATTCCAGTCCAGTGGGGAACCCTGCCCCGGTTTCAGAAGATGTGAACTTTTCCACCCGTCGCGTGACCCGTAGTCAACAGCAGGGGGCGACAGCGACGCCCAAGAAATACCCCCTGCGGCAGAGTCGCTCCTCGGGCTCAGACACAGAGCAACATGGGGACATCTCAGAAAGGG ACAATAAACACCATGATGAGTCCCCTCCCAGAACTCCCACAGGCAACGCTCCTTCCTCTGAATCTGACATTGACGCGTCCAGCCCAAACGTGTCTCATGATGAGAGCCTGGCAAAGGAGCTGTCACTCAAAGAATCAAGCCTTGCCCACCGACCCAAACGACGGCgctttcatgagagctacaacTTTAACATGAAGTGCCCCACACCTGGTTGTAACTCACTTG GACATTTAACAGGGAAACATGAAAGGCATTTTTCAATATCTGGATGTCCGCTGTACCATAACCTTTCAGCAGATGAGTGCAAG GTGAAGGCAGGCTCTCGGGACAAACATGTGGAGGAAAGGACGCTGTCGCAACGGCAGGATGAGAACCGACATTCCGCTCGGCAGCAG GCCCAAACAGAGCGACAACTGAGGTATAAGGAGAAAGTGACGGagatgaggaggaagaggaatTCTGTACCTCTAAAAGATCAAAAAGATAAGTATTTG CAGATGCATGGAGGCAGTCGGGAACCCTTGCTGGAGAACATTACAAGTGACTATGACCTGGAGCTCTTTAGAAAAGCCCAGGCACGTTCCTCGGACGATCTTGTAAGAGAGAATGCTCATCACACTTTCTCCCTGTTTTTTCTCCTTCCCTTTCGTTTTTCATGA
- the kat7a gene encoding histone acetyltransferase KAT7a isoform X13, with amino-acid sequence MPRRKRNAGSSSDGTEDSDFSAEHTDSSESDAHTVMNTRLTRSSTRLVSQDSSPVGNPAPVSEDVNFSTRRVTRSQQQGATATPKKYPLRQSRSSGSDTEQHGDISERDNKHHDESPPRTPTGNAPSSESDIDASSPNVSHDESLAKELSLKESSLAHRPKRRRFHESYNFNMKCPTPGCNSLGHLTGKHERHFSISGCPLYHNLSADECKVKAGSRDKHVEERTLSQRQDENRHSARQQVLLQNTY; translated from the exons AGAAATGCTGGCAGTAGCTCTGATGGTACGGAGGACTCAGACTTCTCTGCTGAGCACACAGACAGCTCAGAGAGTGACGCCCACACGGTTATGAACACCCGCCTCACTCGCTCTTCAACGAGACTCGTCTCACAAG ATTCCAGTCCAGTGGGGAACCCTGCCCCGGTTTCAGAAGATGTGAACTTTTCCACCCGTCGCGTGACCCGTAGTCAACAGCAGGGGGCGACAGCGACGCCCAAGAAATACCCCCTGCGGCAGAGTCGCTCCTCGGGCTCAGACACAGAGCAACATGGGGACATCTCAGAAAGGG ACAATAAACACCATGATGAGTCCCCTCCCAGAACTCCCACAGGCAACGCTCCTTCCTCTGAATCTGACATTGACGCGTCCAGCCCAAACGTGTCTCATGATGAGAGCCTGGCAAAGGAGCTGTCACTCAAAGAATCAAGCCTTGCCCACCGACCCAAACGACGGCgctttcatgagagctacaacTTTAACATGAAGTGCCCCACACCTGGTTGTAACTCACTTG GACATTTAACAGGGAAACATGAAAGGCATTTTTCAATATCTGGATGTCCGCTGTACCATAACCTTTCAGCAGATGAGTGCAAG GTGAAGGCAGGCTCTCGGGACAAACATGTGGAGGAAAGGACGCTGTCGCAACGGCAGGATGAGAACCGACATTCCGCTCGGCAGCAG GTTTTACTTCAGAATACTTACTGA
- the kat7a gene encoding histone acetyltransferase KAT7a isoform X14, giving the protein MPRRKRNAGSSSDGTEDSDFSAEHTDSSESDAHTVMNTRLTRSSTRLVSQDSSPVGNPAPVSEDVNFSTRRVTRSQQQGATATPKKYPLRQSRSSGSDTEQHGDISERESCLSLCGSCRQ; this is encoded by the exons AGAAATGCTGGCAGTAGCTCTGATGGTACGGAGGACTCAGACTTCTCTGCTGAGCACACAGACAGCTCAGAGAGTGACGCCCACACGGTTATGAACACCCGCCTCACTCGCTCTTCAACGAGACTCGTCTCACAAG ATTCCAGTCCAGTGGGGAACCCTGCCCCGGTTTCAGAAGATGTGAACTTTTCCACCCGTCGCGTGACCCGTAGTCAACAGCAGGGGGCGACAGCGACGCCCAAGAAATACCCCCTGCGGCAGAGTCGCTCCTCGGGCTCAGACACAGAGCAACATGGGGACATCTCAGAAAGGG AGTCCTGTCTTTCATTGTGTGGGTCATGCAGACAATAA